One genomic segment of Vagococcus intermedius includes these proteins:
- the dnaB gene encoding replicative DNA helicase gives MSDVIQDRVPPQNIEAEQAVLGSIFLDADSLIEAMEYLQVKDFYRRSHQIIFETMIGLNDVGNAIDVITVKDKLEQLNLIEDIGGLSYLSELAMAVPTAANIVHYAKIVEQKALLRNLIHTATEIVSQGFEQNDEVETILDDAERKILDISEKRNRSGFLSISEVLNDTFEEIDRLSQQDEEITGLPTGYHALDKMTAGLQPEELIILAARPAVGKTAFALNIAQNVGTKTDKSVAIFSLEMGASSLVNRMLCAEGTIEASHLRTGQLNEEEWQNLIMAMGSLSKANIYIDDTPGIKITEIRAKCRKLAQEQGDLGLILIDYLQLIEGTGRENRQQEVSEISRQLKKLAKELKVPVIALSQLSRGVEQRQDKRPVLSDIRESGSIEQDADIVAFLYRDDYYRDEEGDDDTEEKEDNNIVEVIIEKNRSGARGTVELLFIKEYNKFSSLSTRTEY, from the coding sequence ATGAGTGATGTAATACAAGATAGAGTACCGCCACAAAATATTGAGGCTGAACAGGCCGTTTTAGGATCAATTTTCTTGGATGCTGATTCGCTTATTGAAGCTATGGAATATTTACAAGTAAAAGATTTTTATCGACGTAGTCATCAAATTATTTTTGAAACAATGATTGGTTTGAATGATGTAGGAAATGCAATTGATGTCATCACAGTTAAAGATAAATTAGAACAATTGAATCTGATTGAAGATATCGGTGGTTTGAGTTATTTATCTGAGTTGGCAATGGCGGTACCCACAGCAGCTAATATTGTCCATTATGCTAAAATTGTTGAACAAAAAGCATTGTTACGTAATCTAATTCATACTGCTACAGAAATTGTTAGTCAGGGTTTTGAACAAAATGATGAAGTTGAAACAATTTTAGACGATGCTGAAAGAAAAATCTTGGATATTTCAGAGAAACGTAATCGTAGTGGCTTTTTATCAATTTCAGAAGTTTTAAATGATACATTTGAAGAGATCGATCGATTATCGCAACAAGATGAAGAGATTACAGGTTTACCAACGGGATACCACGCTTTAGATAAAATGACAGCGGGGTTACAACCTGAAGAGTTGATTATTCTTGCAGCACGACCAGCTGTTGGTAAAACAGCTTTTGCCTTGAATATTGCTCAAAATGTAGGAACAAAGACAGATAAAAGTGTGGCGATTTTCAGTTTAGAAATGGGAGCCTCTTCCCTAGTTAATCGAATGTTATGCGCAGAAGGAACAATTGAAGCGAGTCATTTAAGGACTGGTCAGTTGAATGAAGAAGAATGGCAAAATCTGATTATGGCAATGGGAAGTCTTTCTAAAGCCAATATATATATTGATGATACACCGGGAATCAAAATTACTGAAATTCGTGCTAAGTGTCGAAAGTTAGCGCAAGAACAAGGTGATTTAGGACTTATCCTAATTGATTACCTACAATTAATCGAAGGTACTGGACGAGAAAATAGGCAGCAAGAAGTTTCTGAAATTTCACGACAATTAAAAAAACTAGCCAAAGAATTAAAAGTACCAGTTATTGCCCTATCTCAGTTGTCACGTGGTGTTGAACAGCGTCAAGATAAGCGTCCGGTTTTAAGTGATATTCGTGAATCAGGATCAATTGAGCAAGATGCTGATATTGTTGCCTTCCTGTATCGTGATGATTATTATCGTGACGAAGAAGGCGATGATGATACGGAAGAAAAAGAAGACAATAATATTGTAGAAGTCATCATTGAAAAAAATAGAAGTGGTGCTAGAGGAACAGTCGAGTTGTTATTTATCAAGGAGTACAATAAATTTTCATCATTATCAACACGAACAGAATACTAA
- a CDS encoding adenylosuccinate synthase — MSSVVVVGTQWGDEGKGKITDFLSENAEVIARYQGGDNAGHTIKFDGETYKLQLIPSGIFYQDKISVIGNGVVVNPKSLVTELKYLSDRGIKTDNLRISDRSHVILPYHIQLDTLQEASKGDNKIGTTNKGIGPAYMDKASRVGIRMADLLDREVFEERLRINLEDKNRVFTKLYEAEALKFEDIFEEYYEYGQQIKKYVTDTSVILNDALDSDKHVLFEGAQGVMLDIDHGTYPFVTSSNPVAGGVTVGSGVGPSKVDKVVGVCKAYTSRVGDGPFPTELFDEVGDQIRTVGREFGTVTGRPRRVGWFDTVVMRHSRRVSGITNLSLNSIDVLSGLETVKICTAYELDGNVIDYYPASLKELERCKPIFEELPGWSEDITGCRTLEELPETARNYVKRVSELVGVRVSTFSVGPDRNQTNVLEDVWAQV, encoded by the coding sequence ATGTCATCAGTTGTTGTAGTAGGTACACAGTGGGGCGATGAAGGTAAAGGTAAGATTACTGACTTTTTAAGTGAGAATGCAGAGGTTATTGCACGTTATCAAGGTGGAGATAATGCAGGACACACAATTAAGTTCGACGGTGAGACATACAAATTACAATTGATTCCTTCAGGAATTTTTTACCAAGATAAAATTAGTGTTATTGGTAATGGTGTAGTTGTGAATCCTAAGTCACTTGTAACGGAATTAAAATATTTATCCGACCGTGGAATTAAAACAGATAATTTGCGTATTTCTGATCGTTCACACGTGATTTTACCTTATCATATTCAGCTAGATACATTACAAGAAGCTTCTAAAGGTGATAATAAAATTGGAACAACTAATAAAGGCATTGGACCAGCATATATGGACAAAGCATCAAGGGTAGGCATCCGTATGGCTGACTTATTAGATCGTGAAGTTTTTGAAGAACGGTTACGCATTAATTTAGAAGATAAAAATCGTGTTTTCACAAAATTATATGAAGCAGAAGCATTAAAATTTGAAGATATTTTTGAAGAGTATTATGAATACGGGCAACAAATTAAAAAGTATGTAACAGATACTTCAGTTATTTTAAATGATGCTTTAGATAGTGATAAACATGTGCTATTTGAAGGTGCTCAAGGTGTTATGCTAGATATTGATCATGGTACTTATCCTTTTGTTACTTCTTCAAACCCAGTTGCTGGTGGTGTTACCGTTGGTAGTGGCGTTGGACCTTCTAAAGTGGACAAAGTTGTAGGTGTTTGTAAAGCTTATACATCACGTGTTGGTGATGGTCCTTTCCCAACGGAACTATTTGATGAAGTTGGTGATCAAATCAGAACAGTTGGTCGTGAATTTGGAACTGTAACAGGACGCCCTCGTCGTGTTGGGTGGTTTGATACAGTGGTGATGCGTCATTCAAGACGTGTTTCAGGGATTACTAATCTATCATTAAATTCAATTGATGTTTTAAGTGGTTTGGAAACAGTTAAAATTTGTACGGCGTATGAGTTAGATGGAAATGTCATTGATTACTATCCAGCAAGCTTAAAAGAGTTGGAACGCTGTAAACCAATTTTTGAAGAACTGCCTGGTTGGTCAGAAGATATTACAGGGTGTCGTACACTTGAAGAATTGCCAGAAACAGCTCGTAATTATGTTAAACGTGTTTCTGAATTAGTGGGCGTTCGCGTTTCAACTTTCTCAGTTGGCCCCGACCGTAATCAAACAAATGTTTTAGAAGATGTTTGGGCACAAGTTTAA
- the rpsF gene encoding 30S ribosomal protein S6 has translation MNQVTNYEVMYIIRPNIDEETKTALVDRFDTILKDNGAEILESKDWEKRRLAYEIKDCREGIYHIIKVSSTTADGINEFDRLAKINDNILRHMIVKEEN, from the coding sequence ATGAACCAAGTTACGAATTACGAAGTTATGTACATCATTCGTCCAAACATTGATGAAGAAACTAAAACTGCATTAGTTGATCGTTTTGATACTATTTTAAAAGACAACGGAGCAGAAATTTTAGAATCAAAAGATTGGGAAAAACGTCGCTTAGCGTACGAAATTAAAGATTGCCGTGAAGGTATCTACCATATCATTAAAGTTTCTTCAACAACTGCTGACGGTATCAACGAGTTTGATCGTTTAGCTAAAATCAATGACAACATTTTACGTCATATGATCGTTAAAGAAGAAAACTAA
- the rplI gene encoding 50S ribosomal protein L9: MKVIFLKDVKGQGKKGEVKEVASGYAQNFLIKNGHAKEATTSSISALKGQKKAQDKKEEQIKVEAIELKKHLEAEGFEVTIKAKAGEDSRLFGSIPSKQIAEALNKEHGIKLDKRKMDLPQPIRSLGYRSVPVKLHHDVTANLRVHVIATN; encoded by the coding sequence ATGAAAGTTATTTTTCTTAAAGATGTAAAAGGACAAGGTAAAAAAGGTGAAGTGAAAGAGGTAGCATCAGGTTACGCTCAAAACTTCTTAATAAAAAATGGTCATGCCAAAGAAGCTACTACAAGTAGTATTAGTGCTTTAAAAGGTCAGAAAAAAGCTCAAGATAAGAAAGAAGAGCAGATTAAAGTTGAAGCAATTGAATTAAAAAAACATCTAGAAGCTGAAGGGTTTGAAGTAACAATTAAAGCTAAAGCAGGAGAAGATAGTCGCCTATTTGGTTCGATTCCTTCTAAACAGATAGCAGAGGCCTTAAATAAGGAACATGGTATCAAATTAGATAAACGTAAGATGGATTTACCACAACCAATTAGAAGTTTGGGATATCGTAGTGTACCAGTTAAGTTACATCATGATGTAACAGCAAATTTAAGAGTACATGTGATTGCGACTAATTAA
- a CDS encoding ABC-F family ATP-binding cassette domain-containing protein, producing the protein MITVSNVSLLLTDRKLFEDVNIKFIPGNCYGLIGANGAGKSTFLKVLDGTIEPTTGTVIMGPDERLATLKQNHFDYEEETVIATVMMGHKRLYEVMQEKDEIYMKEDFSDEDGIRAAELEGEFAELGGWEAESEAAMMLQGLNIPDTLHDQKMAELSAGQKVKVLLAQALFGKPDVLLLDEPTNGLDTQSIAWLEEFLINFENTVIVVSHDRHFLNKVCTHMADLDFGKIQLYVGNYDFWLESSQLASKLQADQNSKKEEKVKELQDFIARFSANASKSKQATSRKKMLEKITIDDIQPSSRRYPFVGFSPDREIGNDLLTVENVSKTIDGKKVLDNISFTLNKDDKVAFIANTDIVTTTLFKIIMGEMEPDAGTVKWGVTTTQAYLPKDNSSEFDNNLPILDWLRQYAGKEEDDNTFLRSFLGRMLFSGDEVMKPVNVLSGGEKVRCMLSKLMLSKSNVLVLDDPTNHLDLESITALNDGLMGFKGSILFASHDHQFIQTLANRIIAVSDKGVVDRAETTYDEFLDNKDLQKQVKALFAV; encoded by the coding sequence ATGATTACTGTATCAAATGTCAGTTTGTTATTAACTGACCGAAAATTATTTGAAGATGTTAATATTAAATTTATCCCAGGTAACTGTTACGGGTTAATTGGTGCCAATGGTGCTGGAAAATCTACTTTCTTAAAAGTTTTAGATGGAACAATTGAACCAACAACAGGTACTGTGATTATGGGCCCAGATGAGCGCCTAGCCACATTAAAACAAAATCATTTTGATTATGAAGAAGAAACTGTTATTGCTACAGTTATGATGGGGCACAAACGTTTATATGAAGTAATGCAAGAAAAAGATGAAATTTACATGAAAGAAGATTTTTCTGATGAAGATGGTATTCGAGCTGCTGAATTAGAAGGAGAATTTGCTGAATTAGGCGGCTGGGAAGCAGAATCGGAAGCGGCTATGATGCTTCAAGGATTAAATATTCCTGATACTTTACATGATCAAAAAATGGCTGAACTTTCAGCTGGTCAGAAAGTAAAAGTTTTACTAGCACAAGCCTTATTTGGTAAACCTGACGTTCTTTTACTTGATGAACCTACCAATGGGTTAGATACACAATCTATCGCTTGGTTAGAAGAATTTTTAATCAATTTTGAGAATACAGTCATTGTTGTTTCCCATGACCGTCACTTCTTAAATAAAGTTTGCACACATATGGCTGACTTAGACTTTGGTAAAATTCAACTTTATGTTGGTAACTATGACTTTTGGCTAGAATCAAGTCAATTAGCTTCTAAATTACAAGCCGATCAAAATTCTAAAAAAGAAGAAAAAGTAAAAGAATTACAAGACTTCATTGCCAGATTTAGTGCCAATGCATCTAAATCAAAACAAGCAACTTCACGTAAAAAAATGTTAGAAAAAATTACAATTGACGATATTCAACCCTCTTCACGTCGCTATCCTTTTGTCGGATTTAGTCCCGATCGTGAAATTGGAAATGATTTACTAACTGTTGAAAATGTTTCTAAAACAATTGATGGTAAAAAAGTTCTAGACAATATCTCCTTTACTTTAAACAAAGATGACAAAGTAGCTTTCATTGCTAATACGGATATTGTCACAACAACTTTATTTAAAATTATCATGGGCGAAATGGAACCAGATGCAGGCACTGTTAAATGGGGTGTAACAACAACCCAAGCTTACTTACCAAAAGATAATTCAAGCGAATTTGATAATAATTTACCTATTTTAGATTGGTTACGTCAATATGCTGGTAAAGAAGAAGATGACAATACCTTCCTACGTAGTTTCTTAGGTAGAATGCTATTCTCAGGTGATGAAGTAATGAAACCTGTTAACGTTTTATCTGGAGGAGAAAAAGTCCGTTGTATGTTATCTAAATTAATGTTATCTAAATCTAATGTCCTAGTCTTAGATGACCCAACTAATCACTTAGATTTAGAATCAATCACAGCACTAAATGATGGCTTAATGGGATTCAAAGGCTCAATTTTATTTGCCTCACATGACCATCAATTCATTCAAACTTTAGCCAACCGTATCATTGCTGTTTCTGATAAGGGTGTTGTTGACCGTGCTGAAACAACTTATGATGAATTCTTAGATAATAAAGACTTACAAAAACAAGTCAAAGCATTATTTGCAGTCTAA
- the gyrA gene encoding DNA gyrase subunit A gives MTDEIRENVKDVNLTSEMQDSFIDYAMSVIVSRALPDVRDGLKPVHRRILYGMNDLGVTPDKAHKKSARIVGDVMGKYHPHGDSAIYESMVRMAQPFSYRQMLVDGHGNFGSVDGDGAAAMRYTEARMSKIALEMLRDINKNTVDFGKNYDETEKEPLVLPARFPNLLVNGTTGIAVGMATNIPPHNLGEVIDATTLLMDNPDASIMELMEVLPGPDFPTGGLVMGKSGIRKAYETGKGSITVRAKVDIEEMSNGKERIIVTELPYMVNKAKLIERIAELSREKRIEGMTDLRDESSREGMRIVIEVRRDVSASVILNNLYKMTALQNSFGFNMLAIVDGEPKILSLKSILSHYITHQEEVIRRRTEFDKDKAEARAHILEGLRIALDHIDEIIRIIRASESDDVAKASLISEFALSDRQAQAILDMRLRRLTGLERDKIEKEYQELLALISDLKDILANHYRIVEIIKTELQEVKDRYDDARRTELLVGEVLSLEDEDLIEEEDIVITLTHNGYIKRLANSEFRAQKRGGRGVQGMGMHDDDFVENLVSCSTHDTLLFFTNNGKVYQAKGYEIPEYGRTAKGIPVINLLGINSSEKIEAIISVEGQATEDKYLFFTTRKGVVKRTSTKSFANIRSNGLIAIGLRDDDELINVCVTDGSKKIIIGTHLGYSVTFDENDVRDMGRTATGVRGVRLRDDDFVVGMAIIDEQKEVLVITENGYGKRTSGAEYPVKGRGGKGIKTANITEKNGPLAGLTTVNGDEDILLITDKGVIIRFSVDTVSQTGRATQGVRLIRLEEDALVSTMAKVDPEEVIEEAIVTDTETGAIDNQEISKK, from the coding sequence ATGACAGATGAAATAAGAGAAAATGTAAAAGACGTCAATCTGACCAGTGAGATGCAAGATTCATTTATTGATTATGCGATGAGTGTTATTGTTTCTCGTGCATTACCAGATGTTAGAGATGGGTTAAAACCTGTTCACCGTCGTATTTTATACGGGATGAATGATTTAGGTGTAACACCCGATAAAGCACACAAGAAATCGGCTCGTATCGTTGGAGACGTAATGGGTAAATATCATCCTCATGGTGATAGTGCTATTTATGAATCAATGGTTCGGATGGCTCAACCTTTTAGTTACCGTCAAATGCTAGTAGATGGTCATGGTAACTTTGGTTCAGTTGACGGTGATGGTGCAGCAGCAATGCGTTATACCGAAGCACGTATGAGCAAAATTGCTTTAGAAATGTTAAGAGATATCAATAAAAACACGGTTGATTTTGGTAAAAATTATGATGAGACTGAAAAAGAACCGTTAGTTCTACCAGCTCGTTTCCCGAACTTATTAGTAAATGGTACGACAGGAATTGCAGTTGGTATGGCGACTAATATCCCACCACATAATTTAGGTGAAGTTATTGATGCGACAACGCTCTTGATGGATAATCCAGATGCTTCAATTATGGAGTTGATGGAGGTGCTACCTGGACCTGACTTCCCAACTGGTGGTCTTGTAATGGGCAAATCGGGTATTAGAAAGGCTTATGAGACAGGTAAAGGATCTATTACAGTTCGAGCTAAAGTAGATATTGAAGAAATGTCTAATGGCAAAGAGCGAATTATCGTGACCGAATTACCTTATATGGTAAATAAGGCGAAGCTAATTGAGCGTATTGCTGAGTTGAGTCGTGAAAAACGTATTGAAGGTATGACTGACCTACGTGATGAATCATCGCGTGAGGGGATGAGAATAGTCATTGAAGTTCGTCGTGATGTTAGCGCATCTGTTATTTTAAATAACTTATATAAAATGACAGCTCTGCAAAATTCCTTTGGTTTCAATATGTTGGCGATTGTTGATGGAGAACCTAAAATTTTGAGTTTAAAATCAATTTTATCACACTATATTACCCATCAAGAAGAAGTAATCCGTCGTCGAACAGAGTTTGATAAAGACAAAGCCGAAGCACGTGCTCATATCTTAGAAGGGCTACGTATTGCACTAGACCATATAGATGAAATTATTCGTATTATTCGGGCCTCAGAATCTGATGATGTTGCTAAGGCAAGTTTGATTTCAGAATTTGCACTTTCAGATCGTCAAGCTCAAGCAATTTTAGATATGCGTTTACGCCGTCTAACCGGTTTAGAACGCGATAAAATTGAAAAAGAATACCAAGAACTATTAGCTTTGATTTCTGATTTAAAAGATATTTTAGCCAATCATTACCGTATTGTTGAAATTATTAAAACTGAACTACAAGAAGTCAAAGATCGTTATGATGATGCGAGACGAACAGAATTGCTTGTAGGGGAAGTATTAAGCCTTGAAGATGAAGATTTGATAGAGGAAGAGGACATTGTAATTACCTTGACTCATAACGGTTATATTAAACGTTTAGCGAACTCTGAGTTTAGAGCTCAAAAACGTGGAGGCCGTGGTGTCCAAGGTATGGGGATGCACGATGATGATTTTGTTGAAAATCTAGTGTCATGTTCAACTCACGATACCTTACTATTTTTCACTAATAATGGAAAAGTTTATCAGGCCAAAGGCTATGAAATTCCAGAATATGGTCGTACAGCTAAAGGAATACCTGTTATTAATCTTTTAGGTATCAATTCGTCTGAGAAAATTGAAGCAATTATTAGTGTTGAAGGTCAAGCAACGGAAGATAAGTACTTATTCTTTACAACACGTAAGGGAGTTGTAAAACGTACCTCAACTAAATCATTTGCAAATATTCGTAGTAATGGCTTGATTGCTATTGGTTTACGTGACGATGACGAACTGATTAATGTTTGTGTGACTGATGGTAGTAAAAAAATTATTATCGGGACGCATTTAGGCTATTCAGTAACTTTTGATGAGAATGACGTTCGTGATATGGGTCGAACGGCAACGGGTGTCCGTGGTGTTCGCTTAAGAGATGACGATTTCGTTGTAGGAATGGCTATTATTGATGAACAGAAAGAAGTCTTAGTGATTACTGAAAATGGTTATGGTAAACGCACTTCAGGAGCTGAGTATCCTGTTAAAGGTCGTGGAGGTAAAGGAATTAAAACAGCCAATATAACTGAGAAAAATGGACCTCTTGCAGGACTAACAACAGTCAATGGTGATGAAGATATCTTATTGATTACCGATAAAGGTGTTATTATTAGATTTAGCGTAGATACTGTTTCTCAAACCGGACGTGCCACTCAAGGTGTTCGTTTAATTCGTTTAGAGGAAGATGCTCTAGTTTCAACAATGGCTAAAGTGGATCCAGAAGAAGTTATTGAAGAAGCTATAGTAACTGACACTGAAACAGGCGCAATTGATAATCAAGAAATAAGTAAAAAGTAA
- the ssb gene encoding single-stranded DNA-binding protein: MINNVVLVGRLTKDPDLRYTASGSAVATFSLAVNRNFTNQNGEREADFINCVIWRKPAETLANYTRKGSLIGVVGRIQSRNYENQQGQRVYVTEVVCENFQMLESKNASEQRNQDPGFGGSQAQGGYQQQSNQSFNQSPSSPQQEMPSFTREANDNPFGSASQIDISDDDLPF, encoded by the coding sequence ATGATTAACAATGTTGTACTTGTCGGCCGTTTGACAAAAGATCCCGACCTACGTTATACAGCAAGTGGCTCAGCAGTTGCGACTTTTTCTTTGGCAGTAAACAGAAATTTTACTAACCAAAATGGAGAACGTGAAGCTGATTTCATTAATTGTGTAATCTGGAGAAAACCAGCAGAAACTTTAGCTAATTATACTCGTAAAGGATCTTTGATTGGTGTTGTAGGACGTATTCAATCACGTAACTATGAGAACCAACAAGGGCAAAGAGTTTATGTTACCGAAGTCGTTTGTGAGAATTTCCAAATGTTAGAATCTAAAAACGCCAGTGAGCAAAGAAATCAAGATCCTGGGTTTGGTGGAAGCCAAGCACAAGGTGGTTATCAACAACAAAGCAATCAGTCGTTTAACCAATCACCATCATCCCCACAACAAGAAATGCCAAGTTTCACACGTGAAGCAAATGATAATCCATTTGGTTCTGCGTCACAAATTGACATTTCTGATGATGATTTACCATTCTAA
- a CDS encoding M3 family oligoendopeptidase, translating into MEKFSEFCYKRPNYDEVKKQMRARIEELKIADAKLTVTLAEELNLLNSEINSQQIISNIRHSIDITDTFYNEENDYWNEYAPLYEELITDYYRGVLASPHQEVLRTTFPATFFLIAENQLKTFSPAIIELSQTENNLISRYEKILATAEVEFNNEKMPLPKLGPFYQSPDRHVRQAADQVRSHFFASKEIELDEIYDSLVKVRTSMAKELGYPDYVAMGYDMMNRFDYDRNMVESYRKEILSQVVPLTQKLYKRQAERLGLETLYHYDLPIEFSEGNAIPKGTAEEILDKGVTMYQELSPETGEFMSQMMDRQLLDVLSKPGKQSGGYCDFIASYQAPFIFANFNGTSGDIDVLTHEAGHAFQVYQSRWIKEPECVFPTYESCEIHSMSMEFFTWPWMHLFFEEQTEKYYYSHLSDAVEFLPYGVLVDHFQHEVYEHPEMTPQERKTTWRRLERMYCPERDYSHDNFLEKGTYWYRQGHIFASPFYYIDYTLAQVCAFQFWQKAYIEKDPCAWNDYMSICKVGGTKTFLEIINLAKLNSPFEEGSLRKVMETIDGYLSNIKDEVL; encoded by the coding sequence ATGGAAAAGTTTTCAGAATTTTGTTATAAACGTCCAAACTATGATGAAGTCAAAAAGCAAATGAGAGCTAGAATAGAAGAGTTGAAAATAGCTGATGCAAAGTTGACTGTGACGTTAGCTGAAGAATTAAATTTATTAAATAGCGAGATTAATTCGCAACAAATCATTAGCAATATTAGACACTCAATTGATATAACAGATACCTTTTATAATGAAGAAAATGATTATTGGAATGAATATGCGCCGTTATATGAAGAATTGATTACGGACTACTATCGTGGAGTATTAGCGTCGCCACATCAAGAAGTATTGAGAACAACATTCCCAGCAACTTTTTTTTTAATAGCAGAAAATCAGCTTAAAACTTTTTCACCAGCAATTATTGAATTGTCTCAAACGGAAAATAATTTGATTAGTCGTTATGAAAAAATATTAGCTACGGCAGAAGTAGAGTTTAATAATGAAAAAATGCCGTTACCTAAATTGGGCCCATTTTATCAAAGTCCAGATCGTCATGTTCGTCAAGCTGCTGATCAAGTAAGAAGTCACTTTTTTGCTAGTAAAGAAATTGAATTAGATGAGATCTACGATAGTCTCGTTAAAGTTAGGACTAGTATGGCAAAAGAGTTAGGTTATCCTGATTATGTAGCAATGGGATACGATATGATGAATCGTTTTGATTATGATCGTAATATGGTAGAAAGTTATCGAAAAGAAATCTTAAGTCAGGTTGTTCCACTCACTCAAAAATTGTATAAAAGACAAGCAGAACGCTTAGGATTAGAAACATTGTATCATTATGATTTGCCTATTGAGTTTAGTGAGGGCAATGCTATACCGAAAGGAACAGCTGAAGAAATTTTAGACAAAGGGGTCACTATGTATCAAGAGTTGTCTCCTGAAACGGGTGAATTTATGTCGCAAATGATGGACCGTCAATTGCTAGATGTATTAAGTAAGCCAGGTAAACAAAGTGGTGGCTATTGTGATTTTATTGCAAGTTATCAAGCTCCGTTTATTTTTGCTAATTTTAATGGAACATCAGGTGATATTGATGTGTTGACTCATGAAGCAGGGCATGCTTTTCAAGTTTATCAGTCTCGTTGGATTAAAGAACCAGAGTGTGTCTTTCCGACATATGAAAGTTGTGAAATTCATTCTATGAGCATGGAATTCTTTACCTGGCCATGGATGCACTTATTTTTTGAAGAGCAAACTGAAAAATACTACTATTCTCATTTATCTGATGCCGTAGAATTCTTACCTTATGGCGTGTTAGTTGATCACTTCCAACACGAAGTATATGAACATCCAGAAATGACACCACAAGAACGCAAAACGACATGGCGTAGATTGGAAAGGATGTACTGCCCAGAACGTGACTATAGTCACGATAACTTTTTAGAAAAGGGGACATATTGGTATCGTCAAGGTCATATCTTTGCCTCACCTTTCTATTATATTGACTATACTTTAGCACAAGTTTGTGCTTTTCAATTTTGGCAGAAAGCCTATATAGAAAAAGATCCATGTGCTTGGAATGATTACATGAGCATTTGCAAAGTGGGGGGGACGAAGACCTTTTTAGAAATTATTAATTTAGCTAAGCTAAATTCACCATTTGAAGAAGGGTCATTAAGAAAAGTGATGGAAACAATCGATGGGTATTTAAGTAATATTAAAGATGAGGTATTATAA
- the rpsR gene encoding 30S ribosomal protein S18: protein MAQQRRGGRRRRKVCYFCANHVDHVDYKEVELLKSRFISERGKILPRRVTGTCAKHQRTLTVAIKRARIMGLLPFVGEEQ from the coding sequence ATGGCTCAACAAAGAAGAGGCGGAAGAAGAAGACGTAAAGTATGTTACTTCTGTGCTAACCACGTAGACCACGTTGACTATAAAGAAGTTGAATTACTAAAAAGTAGATTTATTTCTGAAAGAGGTAAAATCTTACCTCGTCGTGTAACTGGAACATGTGCTAAACACCAACGTACATTAACAGTTGCTATTAAACGCGCACGTATCATGGGATTACTTCCATTCGTAGGCGAAGAACAATAG
- the yidA gene encoding sugar-phosphatase — MGIKLVAIDIDGTLINSKHEITVKTKEVIAEAKAQGIKIVIATGRPYPGVVKILKELNLEEQGDYVITYNGSLVQETDTQKAIASHGLSHDDFIEIEAMSRSLGVNLHTIDSEKIYTANQHISPYTIHEASLVNMPLYYRSVDQMTDDIEVVKMMMVADPEFLDTAIAKVPTWFTDKYSVSKSMPFYYEVLNKQANKGLALIELAEYLNIPIAETMAIGDNENDLEMIEAAGKGVAMANAVSKLKAVADLETFSNDEDGVAEAIKKYVLK; from the coding sequence ATGGGAATTAAGTTAGTAGCAATTGATATTGATGGAACATTGATTAACTCAAAGCATGAAATAACTGTTAAAACTAAAGAAGTAATTGCTGAGGCAAAAGCGCAAGGAATTAAAATTGTGATTGCAACAGGTCGACCATATCCTGGTGTTGTAAAAATATTAAAAGAGCTTAATTTGGAAGAACAAGGTGATTATGTCATTACATATAATGGTTCTTTAGTGCAGGAAACTGACACACAAAAAGCAATTGCATCTCATGGGTTGTCCCATGATGATTTTATTGAGATTGAGGCGATGTCACGTTCATTGGGAGTTAACCTCCATACGATTGATAGTGAGAAAATTTACACAGCTAATCAACATATCAGTCCTTATACAATTCATGAAGCCAGTCTTGTTAATATGCCACTATATTATCGTTCGGTTGATCAAATGACTGATGATATTGAAGTAGTAAAAATGATGATGGTGGCTGACCCTGAATTTTTAGATACTGCTATTGCTAAAGTTCCAACATGGTTTACTGATAAGTATAGTGTTAGTAAGAGTATGCCATTTTATTATGAAGTGTTAAACAAACAAGCTAATAAAGGTTTAGCCTTAATCGAATTAGCTGAGTATTTAAATATTCCAATAGCTGAAACAATGGCAATTGGGGATAATGAAAATGATTTAGAAATGATTGAAGCAGCAGGTAAAGGAGTTGCTATGGCTAACGCAGTTTCCAAATTAAAAGCAGTAGCTGATTTAGAAACTTTTTCAAATGATGAAGATGGTGTAGCAGAAGCAATAAAAAAATATGTATTAAAATAA